TCTCCCTCGTCCCTCCCCGGCAGGTGCGTTGGTCCCTCGATGTCGGGACGAATGGCGTCGAACATCTGTTCGTCCAGGTGCTTGACGCGTTCGAACAGGTGCTCTACCGTCGTACACGTGTTCGATCGAACGTCTGCTCGACACCGATCCACTGTCGGTGGTCATCACTAGACATTCCCTCGTCCGCACCGACCCGGCTGATCTTCCCCAGGAGGCCACCATGAGCACCCTCAGCCTTTCCCCCGCCTTCACCCCGGCTCCCGCCCGCGCCCGCTCCACGGTGCGCCTCACGCGGCGCGGCCGGCTCGTGGTCTTCCTGACCGCGCTCCTCGTGACCCTCGTCGTCGCGATCGCCCTCGCCGGTGGTGCCGTCGGCACCGACTCGGCGGGCGAGCAGGTCCCGACCGAGACCGTCACCGTCGCCCCCGGCGACACCCTCTGGGACATCGCCTCCGGCATCGCCGTCGACGGCGACGTGCGCGCCGCGATGACCCAGATCGAGCGGCTCAACGCCCTCGAGTCCGCCAGCCTCGCCGCTGGCCAGAAGCTCCGCGTCCCGGTCGTCTCCGACTGACGCGTGAGGCCTCCACCAGTCGCTTCGACCCCGGCTGGTGGAACCAAGGGGAAGACCGAGGGGCGGGCCTGGCGGCCCGCCCCTCGGCGCATTTCTGGCTCTGTTGGTCGAGGAAGGACGAAGTCCTGTCACGAGACCTCGACGCGACCGCCATATCCGACGCCGTCGGATACCCGAGCGGCGTGGGCCCGGGAAGAGTCAGTGGGGAACATCGCTCGGCATATGTCACGAAGACCTTCCCCGCTACCGCGAATCGCGGCGGCGGCGAGTTATCCACAGATTGCAGCTCGAGGCTGGTTCAAGCCGCAGCGAGATGGGTAACTTCACCGTGCTGACGTTGTCTCGGGAAGGCATTCCATGCACGTACGCCGCGCGCTCGCGCTGACTGTCATCGCCCCGCTGGTCCTGGCCGGGTGCTCCGACGGCGACCCTGAGGCCGAGCCGACGCCGAAGATGCCGGAGACGAGCAGCTCGTCGCCGACTCCGACCGAGTCCGAGACGGTGGAGGCGGAGAGTGCAGAGGACTTCATTCGGCGTTGGGCCGCGACTGAAGCGAAGATGGAGAACACGGGCGAGACGGCCGAGTATCGGCAGTTGTCCGCCGATTGTGAGGCATGCGTAGACCTCGCCGACCTGGTGGAGAAGTGGTACGCCGCCGGCGGCTTCATCGAGTGGGATGGGTGGCGGGTTCTCGAAATCAAGGAGAGCTCGAGCCGGAGTTCTGACTTTATGGTGCGCGTGCGATCCAGTCCCACTAGGTACAAAGAATCTGCTCGGGGGCCGGTCAAGACGTTCGATGGCGGGCCGGGGGCGCACAGGCTGGTCCTGAGGCGTGAGGGCGCCTCGTGGGTCGTCACCCACAAGTCCGAGGTCTCACAGTGAGCCGCGCGCTCCGTGTTCTCTTGCTTGCAGTGGTCGCTGGCTTCTTGGTCACGATTTCCTCGGCGGCGCTCGCTGACTGCGGCGTGCAGGCCGAAGTCGGCGAAGTCACCGAAACTTGCGACTTCTCATCCGGCGACATTGAGGGGCAGAAACTGGACTACCCGATGGCGCAATGGTCGGTGGTGCAGATCTGCAAGGACGGAGGACGTCGTCCAGACGGACTGTGCTACAACCCAGATGACTGCACGACTGCCGCCGGTGTGCCTGGAACCCGCTACACGCTGTTTCGTGATGGCGAGAATGTTGGGACGGCCTGTCTAGCTGCTGGCGAGGTCGAGAAGGTTGACGACCCGCCCCCGGTCAGGGATCTCGTGATTGAGGCGTTCCAGGCCCTCGACTGGAAGCCGTCGGAACTAACTGTCCAGCCCAAGAACGGCAAGACACTGGTCAATCTGAAGACGAACTTCTTTACCACCAACACGGACGTCTCCAGCATTCCCGTCCAACTAATCCGCGCGCGCGTGGTCGTCAGCGCCCGTCCGATCGCATATCGCTGGAACTTCGGCGACGGGTCGTCCATCACGACCTCGAGTCCCGGCGCGCCGTACCCGAGCCTCGACGTCTCCCATGCCTACGACCGAACGGATGAGGTCGTCGTCAGCGTGGACACGCAGTACGGCGACGCCAGCTTCACTGTCAATGGGGGACCGCCGGAGGCCATCCCATCGACCATATGGGTCGATGGCGCCACCCAGGACCTCGCCATCGTCGAGGCACTGCCGCAGCTCGTCATTCGCTGATCGACAACTCTCACTCACTCTCGGGGGACACATGCTGGGTTCTGCACGCCTTCATCACGTCACCGCAGCACTCGCCATCGCCGTGGTGCTGCTCGCGTCCGGCTGCACATCAGGGGCTGGCAAGACCGAGAAGGACAACGTCGGAGCCGGAGCAGTAGCGAAGCCCTCCGCCGCCCAGGCCGACCCGGCTGCCATCGCCTGGACGACCAAGGTCAAGGCGATCGGCCAGCCCGTCGAAGCAGGACCAGCGCTGCTGGTCCTGTCGAAGACCGGGGGAGGGGGTGTCGAGCTCGTCAGCCTCGACAAAGAGACGGGGCGTACTAACTTCCGGGTGCCGTTCCACCCCGGTGGCTCACCGACGGGCGTGACGATGCAGCCGCGGGCCACGGAGACGGACGCCGGCCGGCACCTCGCCGTCCTGCGGCGCTACGACCTCGACGCCGAAGGTCCGGCGCTCGTTGCAGTCGACGTGCGTACCGGCAAGGTCGTCTCCAGCGCGGCGTTTGCGATTGACGACTACGAGGCGTGCTCGGACGGGCACGACGTGTGCTGGTCCGGCTATGACAGCCGGCCCGGCGGGATCGTGGACAGCCCGTTCGGCCCGATGCGCGACATCATTCCCGGCAGTGCGCCGAGGCGCTGGGATCTCGAGTCCGGGCGCGTGACCGAGCAGACCCTCCAGGAGGGCGCGTTGCGGGTCGGTGAGCCCGACCTCTTCGCGCGTGGTGAGGGCCGGATGGCGACGCTCGCCCGCCTGCCGGGCACGCGGAAGACCGGCTGGTCCCAGTCCGTCTCGCTCGCGGTCGACTACGGCGTGGCGTCCAAGCACGGGTGGAGCTTCGCCCACGACGAGGAGTCGAACGTATACGTCGGATCGATGGGCAAGCCGGTACCGCGCACGCTCGTCCGACGCTACGAGCGGGGCAAGAAGGTGAGCCTGAAGTACAAGTCCCGCTTCAGCGCCTCTGGCATCGACGGGCGGACGGGCGAGCAGCTCTGGCGGCGCAAGGGCGCCGACCCGTGGTGCTCCCTCGTCCGGTCGTACAACGAGACGAACGCCCGGACGCTGTGCGTGGTCGGTGGATCTCGCATCGACGTCAAGGGCAAGAAGATGACCACCGAGGACCTCGTCGTCGAGCTCCAGGGAGTGGCGCCTCGAACCGGTGAGGTCACGTGGTCCCACACGCTCGACGGCGAGGACGCCGAGCGGGCGTACGTCGACCACCGCGCCCCGCTTGCGCCCTATGGCGTGGTGCTGCCGTCCGACGACGGCCCGGTCGCGCTCGACCAGCGCGACGGGGCGCTGGAGCAGGTGGCGGACGACACGGTGCTGCTCTGCTCCAGCGGCCCCGACCAGGTCACGGCGTACGGCATCAAGCGTGCGGCCGGGACGCTCTACGAGACCTGTGACCCGGACGGCAGGCGGTCGTCAGGCGAGCTGTCGGTGTTCGGCGCCTCAGCTGTGGAAGGCGAGGGGCACGTGCGCTACGTCGCCATGCCCGGCCGGGTCGTTGCGTACGAGGTTGGCTGAGCTGAAGATCATGGAGCCCTGGAGCCACCCGGCGACTCAGTAGCTCCACGATCCGCGCTGAGCCGAGGAGTGCGGCTCCTGCGGTCCACCAGACGAACCGCCCAGGCCGCACAAGCACAGATCAGCGCGCCGCGCGCTTCCCGCCCACCGGCCGCGGGGGAGCGTCGGGGGCAGGGGGCTCGCGGGTGATCCCTAGCGTCCGCGACAGCCGCGCGACCAGCATCAGGCCCACGAAGAGGCAGGCGATCGCGCCGAGGCAGGCGAGGGCCATGAACATCCAGGCCGACGAGCCGGAGCCCCCACGCCCGGCCGTACCGAAGTCGATGGCGGCGTAGACCAGGTATCCCCAGGCCACGACGCAGACGGTGATGCCGACGCAAATCGCCAGCGTCGCCGGCGAGAGGCCACGGGACGCGGGGGCTGCACGCCTCGACCCTGCCCGCTTCCCCGTCACGGAGGACATTGTGCCCGGTCGACGAAGAGACGAGCGGTCGAATAGCCCGTTCGGGCCATGTCGAGATGGCCCGAAGGGCCGCGACACGCCGGGGCGAAAACCGGCGCAGAGGCACTGACCTGCGGTTTTGCCGACGAGACGCCCAAGCCCCGATTTGGTCCCCTCGAGCGGCTTGCCAACCGTTGTGGCGGCGACGTACGGTAACCACTACATCTAGTACTTACACCGCTGTAGTTATCCACATCTGGTGCACATGCCACGGGCAGCTACGCACAGGGAAAGCCTAGATGTCCACAGGAAGATCCACAGGCGCAGACCCGTTATACGGGTGTATGAAGCGCGCCCAGACGCCCGGGAGGAGGGCCGCCATGCACTGTCCCTACTGCAAGAACGAGGACACCAAGGTCCTCGACTCCCGCGTCGCCGATGACGGCGGCTCGATCCGCCGCCGCCGCAGCTGCTCGGCGTGCGACCGCCGGTTCTCCACGGTCGAGAAGATGCAGCTCACGGTGCTCAAGCGCTCCGGCGCCACCGAGCCGTTCAACCGCGACAAGGCCATCGCCGGCGTCCGCAAGGCCTGCAAGGGCCGCCCGGTCACCGACGCCCAGCTCGCCTGCCTGGGCCAGGACGTCGAGGACGCCCTGCGCCTGAGCGGGCAGGCCGAGTTCGACGCCAACGACGTCGGCCTCGCGATCCTCGCCCCGCTGCGAGCGCTTGACGAGGTCGCCTACCTCCGTTTCGCCTCCGTCTACCGCGCCTTCGACTCCGTCGAGGCCTTCGAGGACGAGATCGCCATGCTGCGTCTCGAGCGCGCGACCGACGGCACGAGCGAGACCCCAGCCCAGTCGGGCTGACCCCAGACGGCCCGGCAGGTGGTGGGGAAGCTGCCTGCCGGGCTCACCAATTGATGCGAGACGACTCGCAGACGCTCACCACCACACAGGAGATGGCATGACCGAGACGGTTTCCACCGGCGCCAAGGGATCGGCGAAGGGCAAGGGCCTCAAGCTGGAGCGCGTCTTCAGCACCAAGGGCACCCACCCCTACGACGCCATCACCTGGGAGCGTCGCGACGTCGTCCAGACCAACTGGAAGACCGGCGAGACCGTCTTCGAGCAGCGCGGCGTGGAGTACCCCGACTTCTGGTCGGTCAACGCCTCCACCATCG
This genomic interval from Nocardioides palaemonis contains the following:
- a CDS encoding LysM peptidoglycan-binding domain-containing protein, which codes for MSTLSLSPAFTPAPARARSTVRLTRRGRLVVFLTALLVTLVVAIALAGGAVGTDSAGEQVPTETVTVAPGDTLWDIASGIAVDGDVRAAMTQIERLNALESASLAAGQKLRVPVVSD
- the nrdR gene encoding transcriptional regulator NrdR, producing MHCPYCKNEDTKVLDSRVADDGGSIRRRRSCSACDRRFSTVEKMQLTVLKRSGATEPFNRDKAIAGVRKACKGRPVTDAQLACLGQDVEDALRLSGQAEFDANDVGLAILAPLRALDEVAYLRFASVYRAFDSVEAFEDEIAMLRLERATDGTSETPAQSG